In a single window of the Terriglobus roseus genome:
- a CDS encoding 2-isopropylmalate synthase, which translates to MSTTSDRVFFFDTTLRDGEQSPGCTMHHEEKLRFAHQLGTLGVDIIEAGFPIASDGDFASVQAIAREVRGPRIAALARCKAGDIERAARAVEGAGSNRIHTFIASSDLHLEAKLRITRQQALDQAGECVRLAKTFVEDVEFSAEDATRSDRNFLIQMVEVAIEAGATTINLPDTVGYSTPSEYREIFETMCARFSGAKNVVFSTHCHDDLGLAVVNTVSGVQGGARQVEVSMHGIGERAGNAALEEVAALFKIRHDQYPYSNNLKMDEIGATSKMLDGIISFAPSPNKAIVGKNAFAHASGIHQHGMLANPLTYEIMKPAIFGVNSNTIVLGKHSGRRALEHRLKELGFDLTKEEVEQTYTRFTALADRKKDIYDQDIVALVPQSV; encoded by the coding sequence ATGAGCACTACATCCGACCGTGTATTTTTCTTCGACACCACGCTGCGCGATGGCGAGCAATCGCCGGGCTGCACCATGCACCATGAAGAGAAGCTGCGCTTTGCGCACCAGCTCGGTACGTTAGGCGTGGACATCATCGAGGCTGGCTTTCCGATCGCCTCGGACGGCGACTTTGCCAGCGTGCAGGCCATTGCCCGCGAGGTGCGCGGACCGCGCATCGCCGCACTCGCACGCTGCAAGGCGGGCGACATTGAGCGTGCGGCACGCGCCGTGGAGGGTGCGGGCAGCAATCGCATTCACACCTTCATCGCCTCCAGCGACCTGCATCTGGAAGCCAAACTGCGCATCACGCGCCAGCAGGCACTGGACCAGGCCGGCGAATGTGTGCGTCTCGCAAAGACCTTCGTGGAAGATGTCGAGTTCTCAGCGGAAGACGCTACGCGCTCCGATCGCAATTTCCTGATACAGATGGTCGAGGTGGCGATCGAAGCCGGTGCAACGACGATTAACCTGCCGGATACCGTTGGTTATTCGACACCATCGGAGTACCGCGAGATCTTCGAGACGATGTGCGCTCGCTTCAGCGGTGCCAAGAACGTTGTCTTCTCTACGCACTGCCACGACGACCTGGGTCTGGCCGTCGTCAACACTGTGAGCGGTGTGCAGGGCGGCGCACGACAGGTGGAGGTGTCGATGCACGGCATCGGCGAACGTGCCGGCAACGCCGCGTTGGAAGAGGTAGCGGCGCTCTTTAAGATCCGCCACGATCAGTACCCCTACAGCAACAACTTGAAGATGGATGAGATTGGCGCGACCAGCAAGATGCTGGACGGCATTATCTCCTTCGCGCCTTCGCCCAATAAGGCCATCGTCGGCAAGAACGCCTTCGCACATGCCAGCGGCATCCACCAGCACGGCATGCTGGCCAATCCGCTGACCTACGAGATCATGAAGCCCGCCATCTTCGGTGTGAACAGCAACACCATCGTGCTGGGCAAACACAGTGGTCGCCGCGCGCTGGAACATCGCCTGAAGGAGCTGGGCTTCGACCTGACCAAGGAAGAAGTCGAGCAGACCTACACCCGCTTCACCGCTTTGGCCGATCGTAAGAAAGATATCTACGACCAGGACATTGTGGCGCTGGTTCCCCAGTCGGTATGA